The following proteins are encoded in a genomic region of Cryptomeria japonica chromosome 11, Sugi_1.0, whole genome shotgun sequence:
- the LOC131063088 gene encoding NDR1/HIN1-like protein 3 — protein MGDGTKSGSTFNGASYSAQGHTHRRRHSSSCGPCCILKHLLSLLITLIIVVGIAALVIWLVLRPSKPKFYVDTVQFSNMTNSTSSNIVVGMSVRNANKKIGIYYDTLRVSAYYNGGGTVGVNALEEFYQGHKNTTTFRPLIISVGNVYLSSNSKGVEDVELKLRSRVRLRVGKVKTNRFKLKVKCSVSVPLNETSAAAFTRQKCKVELDH, from the coding sequence ATGGGCGACGGTACTAAATCTGGGTCGACCTTCAATGGAGCCTCCTATTCAGCACAGGGTCACACTCACAGGCGGAGGCACAGCTCCTCGTGTGGCCCATGCTGTATACTCAAGCATCTTTTAAGCCTCTTAATTACGCTCATCATTGTTGTGGGCATTGCAGCACTTGTTATCTGGTTGGTTTTGCGCCCCAGCAAACCCAAATTCTACGTAGACACTGTTCAATTCAGTAACATGACAAATAGCACCAGCAGTAACATCGTGGTTGGGATGAGCGTTCGGAATGCAAATAAGAAGATAGGCATCTACTACGACACCTTGCGGGTATCTGCGTATTATAATGGAGGTGGGACTGTTGGAGTGAACGCGTTGGAAGAGTTTTATCAGGGCCACAAGAACACCACCACTTTTCGTCCATTGATTATTTCTGTTGGAAATGTGTACTTGTCGTCCAATTCGAAGGGCGTTGAGGATGTGGAATTGAAGCTGCGATCCCGCGTTCGTTTGAGGGTTGGCAAAGTTAAGACAAATCGATTCAAGCTGAAAGTGAAGTGCTCAGTTTCTGTGCCTCTGAATGAAACGAGTGCCGCTGCCTTCACTCGCCAGAAATGCAAAGTAGAGTTGGATCATTAG